In Scylla paramamosain isolate STU-SP2022 chromosome 16, ASM3559412v1, whole genome shotgun sequence, the genomic window TCCTTGAGCCGGAAGAGTCGTGGGTTGATGACTTCTGTGAGGGCCCTGTCCCCCAGCAGCTTGGTGAGAGGGCGGTGGTCGGTGACGATGGTGAGGTTCGGGCACCCCAACAAGAACAGCCGGGCTTTCTGGAggcaccacaccacagccaaGGTTTCCCCCTCTACCGCGGCGTAACCAGTCTCGGCGGCCGTGAGGTGGCGGCTTCCGCACAGGGCCAGACGCCAGCCCGCCCTGCAGCAGAAGGGAGCGGCAGCAGACGAGCAGTGGCAGAACTGCTGCAGGATAATGAATCCAATGCCCTCCCTGCTCCAGTCTGTGAGGGCAACTGTGGGGTGGGTTTTGTCGTAATATGCCAGGCCGTCCTTTGCAAGCTGGCATATGGTGTCCTGAGCGCGGCGGAATTTCTCCTGCAGGTGCTCGTCCCAGTACACAGCCTTTCCGCACGGCTTCTTCAGGAGCTCCCTGAAGGCGTTCATGATTGGGGCTGTGGCGAGGAATGGGGCAAGTTGATTGACAAACCCGTACCACGACCTGATGTCTGAGATGGAGGGCTTGTCAGGCATCCTGAAGCTTTTGATTACCGCTAGGCGCTCGTCTGTGGGTTTGTACTCCTCCCAGCCGAGGCGAAAACCCACGAAATCCACCTCCCTCCGTGCGAACTGGAATTTTTCAGACTTCAAAGTAATCCCCTTGGCTGCACAGGTCACCAGAAACTCGTACATGTGCCAGAATGCGTCTTCGATGTTGCTGTCGTAGAGGAGGGTGTCGTCGATACACTTGTGCTTCCTCACGATGCCTTGGATGGCGTCATCGAAGCGCTTTGTGTATGCGTCGCCAGCAGAACAGTGGCCCATGGGGGTACGGAGGTACCTGAACCTCCCCCATggggtgatgaaggtggtgagaCTTCGACTCTCCTCGTCCAGCCTGACTTGGTGGTACCCCCAATAAGCGTCAGCCACTGTCTTGAAGCAATGTTTGGGGACACTAGACACCATGTCGAAGGGGGCGGGGGTGTGGTGTGTCTCTCTGCGGCATGCGGCGTTGAGGCGCTGGTAATCGACGGTGCGCCGCGGTTGCCCTGATTTCTTTGCTACCACAACCATGCGGGCACACCACTCCGTGGGTTCCCCTGCCGGGACAGGCTCGATGACGCCTCGCCGTACGTCGTCTTCAAGTTGGGCTTTCACCTCGTCCTCCCAGTGTTTCGGCACCGAGGCGGGCGTGTGGCAGGCGTAGGGGACAGCGTTGGGTGCCAGGTGGATGTGGTGAGGCTCTCCGTCCATCACGGGCAGCGGGCTCCTTGTGGTGTTGAAGGCGGAGGCCGAGAAGTGTTGTAGTAGCCACTCCTCTAGCCGTCGTACGTGCTCCTCGTGTGGCGGGAATGGTATCGTAGCGGGCTTGGCAGGCGGCTGGGCAGGCTCGGCGGTCGTGTCACGTGCTTCCACTGCTTGCACTGTCGGCagggagtggtgagggaagcCGGCGGGCACCAGCCCCAGCTCTTTGCACGCGCTCAGTGACAGGAACAGCGACCTGGCGGAGGGTACGAAGTATACTTCTTGCTGTGTAGCATGGCCGCCAAGGTAAATGTCACACCGGCACGATCCGAGGCACTGTAAGGGCAAGTCCGCTACATCCCGCAAGCCTGCACATCCCTGTAGCTGCGTGGGTTGTATGTTGAGACTGGACAGGAGGGCCACCCCCGCGACGCACACCTGGGCGCCGGTGTCCGCCACAGCTGCTGTGCGGTGCTTGGCGCCCTTGCCAAGCGCCACTGTTACCTCTATGGTGGGTTGGCGGGACACGTTCGCGCCTGCCGTTGTCACTGATCCCGAGACGGCGTAGGCAGATGCAGTGCCGTGTGGGCGCTTGGAGCTCCTGCAGCACCTCTTGAAGTGACCTTTCTTACGACAGGCGACGCAGACTGCTTCCCTGGCCGGGCAGGAAGCTCTGTCAGGGGCGTGCGAAGTACCACAGTTCCAGCAAGTACGTGAGGGCTGTGTCTTGCCagaggtggtggcagcggtggcgtCGAGCGTCTGGTTCCTGTCCTCCTCGGCCTGCACGGTGCCAGCCGCGCGACTGCTTTCCCGCCAACCGCCCACGCCTGAGGTGTGTTGGCGGGCTGCCTCATATGCACAACACATGGCCCTTAGGGCGTCCACACTGCCTAACAAGTCACACGCCTGATACACCTGCTGTTTGAGGCCCGTGTCGTGGATGCCTACCACAAGCTTTTTCAATAGCAAGTACTCAGAGAGGTTGAGGCTGCACTGGGGACACTCGAAAGCGCAGTCGTTGACTTTCTGGGCGCCCCGTACGAAGTCACTAACACACTCGTCCTGCCCTTGGCTGACACCGAAAAACTCTGCCCACTGCACTGCCGGGCTGGAGGAGCGAAGCACTAGGTTACCAATGGCGTCCAGCGCCTCCTGCTGTGTGAGGGCGCTCCACTGGTTGAAGGTGAATCTGGCGTCCAAGGCACGTTGCAGCGGGGGGCCACAGAGGAGTCTGACGTGATGGACCGCTTCCTGGCGTGGCCACTTGCAGAGGAGAAGCCAGCACTCCATGGACCGTTTCCACGACCTGAATGCAGCTGGTGTCATATCCAGGTCGCATTTCTCGGGGGCAGCCGAGAGAGGCACCCGAGGGGCGGGCGCCACGTTGCCTCGTGTGATGAGCGCCGCCATGTTGGCCTGCAAGGTGGTGATGGCTTATTGCTGGTCACTGATGGTCTGCCTTGCCTGCTGGAGCAGCGGCTGGAGGCTGCGAGGAACCACTGTCGTCGAGGCCCTAGGCGTCGAGCGAGGGGATCGGCGAGGTAGAGGCATCTTGACCGGTGTAGGTAAGGGTTTCACTGCGCCATGTAAGATAGCTAGGCAGGGGAACGAGACACAGGGACACACGTCTCTCCTTTATTGGGCTCGGCCCGGAACTGAGGATACACTCTTGGCGACAAGCAGTGCTTGGCTTGCCGCCGGGAAAACATATcgtacaaataataatatatccaaTACCTATCACTTTCAGTCACCCACCTGACCTCCTCCTGAGTAGACGTGTTTCGTGACCTGCTGGTGTTCCAGACTCTGCTGCTCCCACTGCTGACCACTGACCTGAGCTGAACTCAGTATCAGCTAAGTGTTACTATTaatttctctttgtgtttttttccagCCTCTAGAAACTTACTTTCACTGTCTAGATATTGTCACCTACAGAATCCACAACCTCCCACACAAACACCAGTCTTACATTCATTATAGTGGGCAGGCACAGACcaaatatttttctctatacTCCCTTGTCACTAATAATTCTTGTAAAGTTAACTCTGTGTTGTATAGgattttgctgttttatttgCGTGTACACATTTTTGTCGCATTCTATTGTGTacatttttctgtgtgtttaaCCCACTTTGTCTATCCTCAGATCATGGACAGCAATTTCCACTGCCTCATATACCATGACCTGACTTAAACTGTCTTAATCTCAACAGCACACATGACTGCGTTAAGCACTTAATTACTCATGTGTTTAAAATTATTCCCCATTTCAGTACTTGTTCTGTATTCACAATACCTAAAGCTACCCATTACGCATGTTTGGGGTGTGGGGAGGCTTTTGTCCTGGAGTTGTTCTTGCAGCAAGATAGTCAACTGTGTTGTCCATTTTGTAACTCTCTGGCAAATGCATTGGCCAAAGTCAGGGaattaataaaaatgaagtagCTCGTTTGAAAGATGAACTGCAGGTCAGGCTGATAAAGCTGTCAAGGGGACAAGTGTAAATCAGGAAGAGAATAGGATAAAAGTTGCAACAAGTACAGATGACGGCTTTCAAATTGTTCAAAATAGTAAAAAGGCCAATGCTCATTGTACAGACAGTGCCACTGTTACTTTGAGAAATCGGTTTGCTGCTTCACAGGAGATAGTCTCATTCGCAGCCAAGGTTACAAGTTCTGTAGAGACAAGCTGTAGCCGCatcggctgggcatcaattggctctcaggtgatctgttttactgatcacacccatcatcgtagggtcaaggaaaggcagttctccctgacacgtttattgatgaggtaggcatgaccgtaagaactgcgaacaagttctcggtctcaatttcttacaaaataacattatacactgatattaaacactttcaacatattacaatattcattaacaatacatgcaattgacttagcactatgacaatcagttttaactacaaaattaaagtatttacctcggtcaccatcctgcccgtctttgtctgagcgcgacttggccgtgagtgatgcccgcaggcgactagcaggttaaccccacactactaacaagtgagcatcggcttcggtgcttaatatagcattaaatactgatactcacacatattacacgttttcatgcaaatagaaaactattgaacatttcacttatatgccgaggaataatcacatgaggtacatacgctttacatacagtaacatggctcccctaaattgtgtaacaatttaccttaaattaaaattagtatgtaccttaaaactaggattagcacataatatgttttgttacactggctccttggcggggatgctccggtctattattatgcattaccttctaacagcaatactagactatgtattggcctctctatgatggtcctgtttgcctttatgtgtcttccctggttgtcgagattacagtctgaaaccaggaccttaacctttcttactaggccatcatgatcaggagatacttctgttactcttcccagtttccactggttccttgctaaattctgatctttgatgataactatgtcatttacactgagattcctctttggtgttgtccacttatttctaagttgtaggaattgcacatactcctttttccacctggaccagaactggttggccaggtattgtgctctgcaccatctctttatgcagtacaggtccttcttaatgaaaatgcttggaggaggcagtactacctttgttttcatagttaacaaattactgggtgtcaacgGTGTAAGACTTTCTGGGTagttaagatggtccacagttaggggacgaccattaactatattttctgcttcaactaggaaggttctcagatcttggtcatctaactgggtaccatgctgatcaagcaacacagagagtacatttctcactgtgcgtatctgcctctcccaaacacctcccatgtgactggaattgggtacattcatgttaaaaacaatcaagtcacactgatctttcatgagttcttgtctgactttattgttatttaattcttttaagcatttctcatactctgatttggctcctacaaagttagttccttggtcacatctcaactgtcttacgggccctcttcgtcctacaaagcgacggtatgcacttaggaaggaacttgtatccatgctgttggctgtctctatgtgcacagctctacatgccatgcaagtaaagagcactccatatcttttaagctctttacgcACCTCTTTGATatagaaagggccaaagaaatctactgctgagtatgtaaaaggaggtgatggttctagtctgtcaataggcaggtctgccatcttctgtccctgtgttgtacttctaactttacgacagataatgcactttgaaatgtgccttgatactagggatgatcctccaactatccagtatccacatgacctgatttcatttaaagttatgcccctgccttgatgatttgtccttttgtgatggtggcatattatcagctgggttatgtgagatgttttggggaggatgactggatgtttggattcatctgtcagattagaaagcctcaatcttcctcctactctcatgataccatttttgtcaatgaagggatctaacttatagagggaactggtcttgtctatcacttttgttcccttgccattgtctcctttaattaaagaattatggttagcagatgattccagtacatttatttccttctggaatgcctttgcttgcagttgttttataattacattttcagcttctgacacttctgctacatttactggcttatatgtgtttccctttactttagtagtgccatcaccttttcctctgaagctgttcagaagcttgaggcatacagcaactgccctctttgctttaaaccaatcagaaaaatactcaagtctttctagtatatctgtgggctgttgtgtacctacagcatggcatacaactttcttcacttctggatcattctcatttatgaccttgtactgggaatggctatccattttgctatgttgccaaaggaattctgggccattccaccagatcttgctattgcacaattcatctgctgtcatgcctctagatgtatgatctgctgggttatactgcgtctctacaaatttccactgatctggtgaagtgtgatctcttattgtttctactctatttgcaacatatacatggaatctctttgcttcatttgcaatgtaaccaaggactactttgctgtctgtccaaaatacttcttccacattattatactcaagttctcccttcaagagtttatggattctaactgacaccactgctgctgctagttctagtctgggaaatgtcatggtttttagaggtgtgacacgtgactttgccattactaatgcataatgaatttggccagtcttgctaattaatctaatatatgagcactggccatatccctcttgacaggcatctgaaaagtgatggagttcaaccttttctacttccccaaagtcatcaggtttgtagcatctaggtacctttaactgatctagtttgtgctgctcatccttccattttatccatttaggtttgacataatctggcacctcatcatcccattcaactgcattcttacataattcttgtaaaatttgctttccagtcagtatgagaggtgacactagacctaatggatcatatatagagctcactgttgacagaatgcctctcctggtgagtggcttgtctttcagctttattctaaattgaaatgtgtcagattctatgcaccactcaactcccaaagttatTTCtgtaggc contains:
- the LOC135108213 gene encoding uncharacterized protein K02A2.6-like encodes the protein MAALITRGNVAPAPRVPLSAAPEKCDLDMTPAAFRSWKRSMECWLLLCKWPRQEAVHHVRLLCGPPLQRALDARFTFNQWSALTQQEALDAIGNLVLRSSSPAVQWAEFFGVSQGQDECVSDFVRGAQKVNDCAFECPQCSLNLSEYLLLKKLVVGIHDTGLKQQVYQACDLLGSVDALRAMCCAYEAARQHTSGVGGWRESSRAAGTVQAEEDRNQTLDATAATTSGKTQPSRTCWNCGTSHAPDRASCPAREAVCVACRKKGHFKRCCRSSKRPHGTASAYAVSGSVTTAGANVSRQPTIEVTVALGKGAKHRTAAVADTGAQVCVAGVALLSSLNIQPTQLQGCAGLRDVADLPLQCLGSCRCDIYLGGHATQQEVYFVPSARSLFLSLSACKELGLVPAGFPHHSLPTVQAVEARDTTAEPAQPPAKPATIPFPPHEEHVRRLEEWLLQHFSASAFNTTRSPLPVMDGEPHHIHLAPNAVPYACHTPASVPKHWEDEVKAQLEDDVRRGVIEPVPAGEPTEWCARMVVVAKKSGQPRRTVDYQRLNAACRRETHHTPAPFDMVSSVPKHCFKTVADAYWGYHQVRLDEESRSLTTFITPWGRFRYLRTPMGHCSAGDAYTKRFDDAIQGIVRKHKCIDDTLLYDSNIEDAFWHMYEFLVTCAAKGITLKSEKFQFARREVDFVGFRLGWEEYKPTDERLAVIKSFRMPDKPSISDIRSWYGFVNQLAPFLATAPIMNAFRELLKKPCGKAVYWDEHLQEKFRRAQDTICQLAKDGLAYYDKTHPTVALTDWSREGIGFIILQQFCHCSSAAAPFCCRAGWRLALCGSRHLTAAETGYAAVEGETLAVVWCLQKARLFLLGCPNLTIVTDHRPLTKLLGDRALTEVINPRLFRLKERTLQYRFQVKYLPGKRNAAADFLSRYPALRSPTTDTDADLDEDLTEAVAAVVIATAEHEGHVLDESAVRKSAADDPVYQLLLAKMLAADWHPHKAQEVACLRPFYGVRDRLAVSQDLVTYTFDQGCVQLMIPEPLRPQVAANLHAGHQGLDSMLRRARQCVYWPGLEGDLQHYRASCTSCEMHAPSQPSETLVITPPPEYPFQSTVADMFQHEGHTYMVYADRLTGWLELAHFPHGATSNKIKSQMRQYFTRWGAPEQLSTDGGPNLASEEMSEFLKKWGVIARLSSAQYPQSNGRAKAAVKTAKRIIRANTGSGGSLDTDKTSLAVLHSRIACALIIPWDESLTSLEVCGSI